From the Streptomyces syringium genome, one window contains:
- the deoC gene encoding deoxyribose-phosphate aldolase: MPTVPSNGNEAAERLASMADVTASDGALRRFLHGLPGVDTVGLEARAAMLGTRSIKTTAKAYAIDLAISMIDLTTLEGADTPGKVRALCAKGVNPDPIDRTTPKVAAICVYPDMAATAAEALKGSGVKVASVATAFPAGRAALPVKLADTRDAVAAGADEIDMVIDRGAFLSGHYLSVFEEIKAVKDACRREDGSAARLKVIFETGELSTYDNIRRASWLGMLAGADFIKTSTGKVAVNATPANTLLMLEAVRDFRATTGVQVGVKPAGGIRTTKDALKFLVLVNETVGEEWLTNTWFRFGASSLLNDLLMQRQKLSTGRYSGPDYVTVD; encoded by the coding sequence ATGCCCACTGTTCCCTCAAACGGCAACGAAGCCGCCGAGCGACTGGCGTCGATGGCGGACGTGACCGCCTCCGACGGTGCGCTGCGCCGCTTCCTGCACGGCCTGCCGGGTGTCGACACGGTCGGGCTCGAGGCCCGCGCCGCCATGCTCGGCACCCGCTCGATCAAGACGACGGCGAAGGCTTACGCCATCGACCTGGCGATCTCCATGATCGACCTGACGACGCTCGAGGGCGCGGACACCCCGGGCAAGGTCCGGGCGCTGTGCGCCAAGGGCGTCAACCCCGATCCGATCGACCGCACCACGCCCAAGGTCGCGGCGATCTGCGTCTATCCCGACATGGCGGCCACCGCCGCCGAGGCCCTCAAGGGCTCCGGCGTCAAGGTCGCCTCCGTGGCCACCGCCTTCCCGGCCGGCCGTGCCGCGCTGCCGGTGAAGCTGGCCGACACCCGGGACGCCGTCGCCGCGGGCGCGGACGAGATCGACATGGTGATCGACCGGGGCGCGTTCCTCTCGGGGCACTACCTCTCGGTGTTCGAGGAGATCAAGGCCGTCAAGGACGCCTGCCGCCGGGAGGACGGCAGCGCCGCCCGGCTGAAGGTCATCTTCGAGACCGGCGAGCTGTCGACGTACGACAACATCCGCCGCGCCTCCTGGCTCGGGATGCTGGCCGGCGCCGACTTCATCAAGACGTCGACCGGCAAGGTCGCGGTGAACGCCACTCCGGCGAACACCCTGCTGATGCTGGAGGCGGTCCGCGACTTCCGCGCCACCACGGGCGTCCAGGTGGGCGTGAAGCCGGCCGGCGGCATCCGCACCACGAAGGACGCGCTGAAGTTCCTGGTCCTCGTCAACGAGACCGTCGGTGAGGAGTGGCTGACCAACACCTGGTTCCGCTTCGGCGCCTCCAGCCTCCTCAACGACCTGCTGATGCAGCGCCAGAAGCTGAGCACCGGGCGCTACTCCGGTCCCGACTACGTGACGGTGGACTGA
- the afsQ1 gene encoding response regulator → MPFLLLIEDDDAIRTALEFSLSRQGHRVVTAATGEDGLKLLREQRPDLIVLDVMLPGIDGFEVCRRIRRTDQLPIILLTARNDDIDVVVGLESGADDYVVKPVQGRVLDARIRAVLRRGERESNDSASFGSLVIDRSAMTVTKNGEDLQLTPTELRLLLELSRRPGQALSRQQLLRLVWEHDYLGDSRLVDACVQRLRAKVEDVPSSPTLIRTVRGVGYRLDTPQ, encoded by the coding sequence GTGCCTTTCCTGTTGCTGATCGAGGACGACGACGCCATCCGCACGGCCCTCGAGTTCTCCCTGTCCCGCCAAGGTCACCGAGTGGTGACCGCGGCGACCGGCGAGGACGGCCTGAAGCTGCTGCGCGAGCAGCGGCCGGATCTGATCGTGCTGGACGTCATGCTGCCCGGGATCGACGGTTTCGAGGTCTGCCGCCGGATCCGGCGCACCGACCAGCTGCCGATCATTCTGCTGACCGCGCGCAACGACGACATCGACGTCGTGGTCGGCCTGGAGTCCGGGGCGGACGACTACGTGGTCAAGCCCGTGCAGGGCCGGGTGCTCGACGCCCGGATCCGCGCGGTGCTGCGCCGCGGCGAGCGGGAGTCCAACGACTCGGCGTCGTTCGGCTCGCTGGTCATCGACCGCTCCGCGATGACCGTCACCAAGAACGGCGAAGATCTGCAACTCACCCCGACCGAACTGCGGCTGCTGCTGGAGCTCAGCCGGCGGCCGGGGCAGGCGCTGTCCCGGCAGCAGCTGCTGCGGCTGGTCTGGGAGCACGACTACCTCGGCGACTCGCGGCTGGTGGACGCCTGTGTGCAGCGGCTGCGCGCCAAGGTCGAGGACGTTCCGTCCTCCCCCACCCTGATCCGTACGGTCCGCGGGGTCGGCTACCGCCTGGACACCCCGCAGTGA
- a CDS encoding SigE family RNA polymerase sigma factor codes for MNTLHSTTTSAVIRTRLHDAGRGSEKSGAVGGRGCARGTGRGRSQAMYLAAIDASVYGEAARGTGEKPGGSGERKAESRSEAEFTAYVQERRASLYATAYHLTGDRFEAEDLLQSALFSTYRAWDRIADKAAVGGYLRRTMTNLHISAWRRRKLNEYPTEELPETVGDQDAMRGTELRAVLWQALARLPELQRTMLVLRYYEGRTDPEIADILDISVGTVKSSIWRSLRRLREDEVIGSGRGAVESFGELVA; via the coding sequence ATGAACACACTGCACAGCACTACGACCAGCGCAGTCATTCGCACGCGCCTGCACGACGCCGGGCGGGGTTCGGAGAAGTCCGGTGCCGTGGGCGGACGGGGGTGCGCCCGCGGCACCGGACGTGGACGGTCACAGGCCATGTACCTGGCGGCCATCGACGCGAGCGTGTACGGGGAGGCCGCCCGGGGCACGGGGGAAAAGCCCGGGGGTTCGGGGGAACGCAAGGCTGAGTCCCGGTCGGAGGCGGAGTTCACCGCCTACGTCCAGGAGCGCCGGGCCTCCCTGTACGCGACCGCTTACCACCTGACCGGTGACCGCTTCGAGGCGGAGGACCTGCTCCAGAGCGCGCTGTTCTCCACCTACCGGGCCTGGGACCGGATCGCCGACAAGGCGGCGGTGGGCGGCTATCTGCGCCGCACCATGACCAATCTGCACATCAGCGCCTGGCGTCGGCGCAAGCTCAACGAGTACCCGACGGAGGAGCTGCCGGAGACGGTGGGCGACCAGGACGCGATGCGCGGCACCGAACTGCGCGCCGTGCTCTGGCAGGCGCTGGCCCGGCTGCCCGAACTCCAGCGCACGATGCTGGTGCTGCGCTACTACGAAGGCCGCACCGACCCGGAGATCGCCGACATCCTGGACATCAGCGTCGGCACGGTCAAGAGCAGCATCTGGCGCTCGCTGCGCCGGCTGCGCGAGGACGAGGTCATCGGCTCGGGCCGTGGCGCCGTCGAGTCCTTCGGCGAGCTGGTGGCCTAG
- a CDS encoding aldehyde dehydrogenase family protein, which translates to MSERLSVFKTYKLFVGGKFPRSESGRVYEVTDPKGKWLANAPLSSRKDARDAVVAARKAFGGWAGATAYNRGQILYRVAEMLEGRRDQFVAEVADAEGLSKSKAAAQVDAAIDRWVWYAGWTDKIAQIVGGANPVAGPYFNLSTPEPTGVVAVLAPQESSFLGLVSVIAPAIAVGNTVVVVASEKAPLPALSLGEVLATSDVPGGVVNILSGRTAEIAPSLAAHQDVNAIDLAGADAELSKALQIAAADNLKRVLRPQAVDWSADPGTDRMTAFLETKTVWHPTGSLGAGGSAY; encoded by the coding sequence ATGTCTGAGCGCTTGAGCGTTTTCAAGACCTACAAGCTGTTCGTCGGGGGCAAGTTCCCCCGGTCCGAGAGCGGACGGGTGTACGAGGTGACGGACCCCAAGGGCAAGTGGCTCGCCAACGCCCCGCTGTCGTCCCGCAAGGACGCGCGTGACGCGGTCGTCGCGGCGCGCAAGGCGTTCGGCGGCTGGGCGGGCGCGACCGCGTACAACCGCGGCCAGATCCTCTACCGCGTCGCCGAGATGCTGGAGGGCCGCCGCGACCAGTTCGTCGCGGAGGTCGCCGACGCCGAGGGGCTCTCGAAGTCCAAGGCGGCGGCCCAGGTGGACGCGGCGATCGACCGCTGGGTCTGGTACGCGGGCTGGACCGACAAGATCGCGCAGATCGTCGGTGGCGCGAACCCGGTCGCTGGTCCGTACTTCAACCTCTCGACGCCGGAGCCGACCGGTGTGGTGGCCGTCCTGGCCCCGCAGGAGTCCTCCTTCCTCGGCCTGGTGTCGGTGATCGCCCCGGCGATCGCGGTCGGCAACACGGTCGTGGTCGTCGCCTCCGAGAAGGCCCCGCTCCCGGCGCTGTCGCTGGGTGAGGTGCTCGCCACCTCCGACGTGCCCGGCGGTGTGGTCAACATCCTGTCCGGCAGGACCGCGGAGATCGCCCCGTCCCTCGCCGCGCACCAGGACGTCAACGCGATCGACCTGGCCGGTGCCGACGCGGAGCTGTCGAAGGCGCTCCAGATCGCCGCGGCCGACAACCTCAAGCGCGTTCTCCGTCCACAGGCTGTGGACTGGTCCGCCGACCCCGGCACCGACCGGATGACGGCGTTCCTGGAGACCAAGACGGTCTGGCACCCGACCGGTTCGCTCGGCGCGGGCGGCTCGGCCTACTAG
- a CDS encoding aldehyde dehydrogenase family protein, whose translation MIMAFEYAPAPESRAVVDIAPSYGLFIDGEFRDASDGKVFKTLSPSSEEVLSEVAQGSAEDVDAAVKAARKAFEKWSALPGAERAKYLFRIARIIQERSRELAVLETLDNGKPIRETRDADLPLVAAHFFYYAGWADKLDHAGYGPNPKALGVAGQVIPWNFPLLMLAWKIAPALATGNTVVLKPAETTPLSALFFADICRQAGLPKGVVNIVTGDGSTGAALVEHPGVDKVAFTGSTAVGKAIARSVAGTDKKLTLELGGKGANIVFDDAPIDQAVEGIVNGIFFNQGQVCCAGSRLLVQESIQDELLDALKRRLSTLRLGDPLDKNTDIGAINSAEQLARIKALADSGEAEGAERWAPACELPSAGYWFAPTLFLNVTQAHRIAREEIFGPVLSVLTFRTPAEAVAKANNSQYGLSAGIWTEKGSRILSVANSLRAGVVWANTFNKFDPTSPFGGYKESGFGREGGRHGLEAYLDV comes from the coding sequence CTGATCATGGCCTTTGAATACGCACCCGCGCCGGAGTCGCGCGCGGTCGTCGACATCGCCCCGTCCTACGGGCTGTTCATCGACGGCGAGTTCCGCGACGCCTCGGACGGCAAGGTCTTCAAGACCCTCTCCCCCTCCTCCGAGGAGGTCCTCTCCGAGGTCGCGCAGGGCTCGGCCGAGGACGTGGACGCGGCGGTCAAGGCCGCCCGCAAGGCGTTCGAGAAGTGGTCGGCGCTGCCGGGCGCCGAGCGCGCCAAGTACCTCTTCCGGATCGCCCGGATCATCCAGGAGCGCTCGCGCGAGCTGGCCGTCCTGGAGACCCTGGACAACGGCAAGCCGATCCGCGAGACGCGCGACGCCGACCTGCCGCTGGTCGCCGCGCACTTCTTCTACTACGCGGGCTGGGCCGACAAGCTCGACCACGCCGGCTACGGCCCGAACCCGAAGGCGCTGGGCGTCGCGGGCCAGGTCATCCCGTGGAACTTCCCGCTGCTGATGCTGGCCTGGAAGATCGCCCCGGCGCTCGCCACGGGCAACACGGTCGTCCTCAAGCCGGCCGAGACCACCCCGCTGTCGGCGCTGTTCTTCGCGGACATCTGCCGCCAGGCCGGTCTTCCCAAGGGCGTCGTCAACATCGTCACCGGTGACGGCTCCACGGGTGCCGCGCTGGTCGAGCACCCGGGCGTCGACAAGGTCGCCTTCACCGGCTCCACCGCCGTCGGCAAGGCCATCGCGCGCAGCGTCGCCGGTACGGACAAGAAGCTGACCCTGGAGCTGGGCGGCAAGGGCGCGAACATCGTCTTCGACGACGCGCCCATCGACCAGGCCGTCGAGGGCATCGTCAACGGCATCTTCTTCAACCAGGGCCAGGTCTGCTGCGCGGGCTCGCGGCTGCTGGTCCAGGAGTCGATCCAGGACGAGCTGCTGGACGCGCTCAAGCGCCGGCTGTCCACGCTGCGCCTCGGCGACCCGCTGGACAAGAACACCGACATCGGTGCGATCAACTCCGCCGAGCAGCTGGCCCGGATCAAGGCCCTCGCCGACAGCGGCGAGGCCGAGGGCGCCGAGCGCTGGGCCCCGGCCTGCGAGCTGCCCTCCGCGGGCTACTGGTTCGCCCCGACGCTCTTCCTGAACGTCACCCAGGCGCACCGCATCGCCCGCGAGGAGATCTTCGGCCCGGTCCTGTCGGTGCTGACCTTCCGCACCCCGGCCGAGGCCGTCGCGAAGGCCAACAACTCGCAGTACGGGCTGTCGGCGGGCATCTGGACCGAGAAGGGTTCGCGGATCCTGTCGGTGGCGAACAGCCTGCGCGCGGGCGTCGTCTGGGCCAATACGTTCAACAAGTTCGACCCGACCTCGCCCTTCGGCGGCTACAAGGAGTCGGGCTTCGGCCGCGAGGGCGGCCGTCACGGTCTGGAGGCGTACCTCGATGTCTGA
- a CDS encoding sensor histidine kinase, translating into MRWVSLRLRLMLVFALVALAAAVSASAIAYWLNRDAVLTRTQNAALDDFRKSLQDNTGSLPLTPTCPELQEAADRMAATSQKYEVLLIDKVTGGGSCAAPSDRDLFTLEVVPESLRKAVNRERPVTDSNRYPYHLYWQRITLDGKPYLVGGAKVIGGGPTGYLLKSLDNERADLNSLAWSLGIATGLALIGSALLAQAAASTVLRPVQRLGDAARRLGEGKLDTRLQVSGTDELADLSRTFNRAAESLEKRVEELSAREAASRRFVADMSHELRTPLTAITAVTEVLEDEAENLDPMIAPAVQLVVSETRRLNDLVENLMEVTRFDAGTARLVLDDVDVADQVTACIDARAWLDAVELDAERGIMALLDPRRLDVILANLIGNALKHGGSPVRVAVRTADDSLVIEVRDHGPGIPEDVLPHVFDRFYKASASRPRSEGSGLGLSIALENAHIHGGEITAANSPDGGAVFTLTLPRGTATESEPDDGDGSGADGDGDGSSPGTAEGNAR; encoded by the coding sequence ATGCGATGGGTGAGCCTCCGGCTGCGGCTGATGCTCGTCTTCGCGCTGGTCGCGCTGGCCGCGGCGGTGTCCGCGTCCGCCATCGCGTACTGGCTCAACCGCGACGCGGTCCTCACCCGCACCCAGAACGCCGCCCTCGACGACTTCCGCAAATCCCTCCAGGACAACACGGGTTCGCTGCCGCTGACCCCGACCTGCCCCGAGCTGCAGGAGGCCGCGGACCGGATGGCCGCCACCTCGCAGAAGTACGAGGTGCTGCTGATCGACAAGGTCACCGGCGGCGGCAGTTGCGCGGCGCCCTCGGACCGGGACCTGTTCACGCTCGAGGTCGTGCCCGAGTCGCTGCGCAAGGCCGTGAACCGCGAGCGGCCGGTCACCGACTCGAACCGCTACCCGTACCACCTGTACTGGCAGCGGATCACGCTCGACGGCAAGCCCTATCTCGTCGGCGGCGCCAAGGTGATCGGCGGCGGGCCGACCGGCTATCTGCTGAAGTCCCTGGACAACGAGCGGGCGGACCTCAATTCCCTCGCCTGGTCCCTGGGCATCGCCACCGGCCTGGCCCTGATCGGCTCGGCCCTGCTCGCCCAGGCCGCCGCCTCGACGGTGCTGCGGCCCGTGCAGCGGCTCGGTGACGCGGCGCGGCGGCTCGGCGAGGGCAAGCTCGACACCCGGCTCCAGGTGTCGGGCACGGACGAGCTGGCGGATCTGTCGCGGACGTTCAACAGGGCGGCGGAGTCGCTGGAGAAGCGCGTCGAGGAGCTGAGCGCCCGGGAGGCCGCGAGCCGGCGCTTCGTCGCCGACATGTCGCACGAGCTGCGGACCCCGCTCACGGCGATCACCGCGGTGACGGAGGTGCTGGAGGACGAGGCGGAGAACCTCGACCCGATGATCGCTCCGGCGGTGCAGCTCGTGGTGAGCGAGACCAGGCGGCTGAACGATCTGGTGGAGAATCTGATGGAGGTCACCCGCTTCGACGCGGGCACCGCCCGGCTGGTGCTGGACGACGTGGACGTCGCCGACCAGGTCACCGCCTGCATCGACGCCCGTGCCTGGCTGGACGCGGTCGAGCTGGACGCCGAGCGCGGCATCATGGCGCTGCTCGACCCGCGCCGCCTCGACGTGATCCTCGCCAACCTCATCGGCAACGCCCTCAAGCACGGCGGCTCGCCCGTACGAGTGGCCGTGCGGACCGCGGACGACTCCCTGGTGATCGAGGTGCGCGACCACGGCCCCGGCATCCCCGAGGACGTCCTGCCGCACGTCTTCGACCGCTTCTACAAGGCGAGCGCCTCCCGCCCCCGCTCCGAGGGCAGCGGTCTGGGGCTGTCGATCGCCCTGGAGAACGCCCATATCCACGGCGGCGAGATCACCGCCGCCAACTCGCCCGACGGCGGTGCGGTCTTCACCCTCACCCTCCCCCGGGGCACGGCCACGGAGAGTGAGCCGGACGACGGGGACGGGAGCGGGGCGGACGGCGACGGGGACGGCTCGTCGCCGGGTACGGCTGAGGGGAACGCACGATGA
- a CDS encoding uridine kinase family protein: protein MWPNASHWCPVTPHLTPARVILLTGPSGSGKSSLAARTGLPVLNLDDFYKEGDDPTLPPLADGSGADWDSPLSWDAEAAVAAIDALCRTARTPVPLYDISTSSRTGQSTLDIGRTSLFIAEGIFAADIIERCRELGVLADALCLRGSPSTTFRRRLVRDLREARKPVLYLVRRGLRLMRAERGIVARQTALGAHACDKDAAMGRIAAAAAGRRETCAPEADPVRVA, encoded by the coding sequence ATGTGGCCCAATGCCTCACACTGGTGTCCCGTGACTCCCCACCTGACTCCCGCGCGCGTCATCCTGCTGACCGGACCCTCTGGTTCCGGAAAGTCGTCCCTCGCGGCCCGCACCGGGCTGCCCGTGCTCAACCTCGACGACTTCTACAAGGAAGGCGACGACCCGACCCTGCCGCCGCTCGCGGACGGGTCCGGCGCCGACTGGGACTCGCCGCTGTCGTGGGACGCGGAGGCGGCCGTCGCCGCGATCGACGCGCTGTGCCGCACGGCCCGTACGCCGGTGCCGCTGTACGACATCTCCACCAGCTCGCGGACCGGGCAGAGCACGCTGGATATCGGGCGCACCTCGCTGTTCATCGCGGAGGGCATCTTCGCCGCGGACATCATCGAGCGCTGCCGGGAGCTGGGCGTCCTCGCCGACGCGCTGTGCCTGCGGGGCAGCCCCTCGACGACCTTCCGCCGCCGGCTGGTGCGCGATCTGCGGGAGGCCCGTAAGCCCGTCCTGTACCTGGTGCGCCGCGGCCTGCGGCTGATGCGCGCCGAGCGCGGCATCGTGGCCCGGCAGACGGCACTCGGCGCGCACGCCTGCGACAAGGACGCGGCCATGGGCCGGATAGCCGCCGCGGCCGCCGGCCGCCGGGAGACATGCGCGCCCGAGGCGGACCCGGTACGGGTGGCCTAG
- a CDS encoding PH domain-containing protein, which translates to MTSPDDSSAPRPPENTPDKGYAERCYRSAAGIGGGVLLLLIGAWLGGDAIVRGAGRTPWLTLAALLCGVPLVIAFTLRPAVWAGEDALRVRNPFRTITLPWASVAGVRAGYSSEVLAGGAKYQLWAIPVSLRQRKSAARRQARAASEDVTGTVSASVAASSSGFTRAPADQAIDDLRELAERNASRPGAQGEPEVRWAFELIVPSVVGLVLLVVLFAVA; encoded by the coding sequence ATGACGAGCCCGGACGACTCATCCGCACCACGGCCCCCTGAGAACACACCGGACAAGGGGTACGCCGAGCGGTGCTACCGCTCCGCCGCAGGCATCGGCGGCGGCGTGCTGCTGCTTCTGATCGGCGCCTGGCTGGGCGGCGACGCGATCGTACGTGGCGCGGGCCGCACCCCGTGGCTCACCCTGGCCGCGCTGCTGTGCGGAGTGCCGCTGGTCATCGCCTTCACCCTGCGCCCCGCGGTGTGGGCGGGCGAGGACGCTCTCCGGGTGCGCAATCCCTTCCGCACGATCACGCTGCCCTGGGCCAGCGTGGCCGGCGTCCGCGCCGGCTACTCCAGCGAGGTCCTGGCGGGCGGCGCCAAGTACCAGCTGTGGGCGATCCCCGTCTCGCTCCGCCAGCGCAAGTCCGCTGCGCGGCGGCAGGCACGGGCGGCTTCGGAGGACGTCACGGGCACGGTGTCGGCCTCGGTCGCGGCCTCGTCCTCCGGTTTCACCCGGGCACCCGCGGACCAGGCGATCGACGACCTGCGCGAACTCGCGGAGCGGAACGCTTCGCGTCCGGGGGCGCAGGGGGAGCCGGAGGTGCGGTGGGCCTTCGAGCTGATCGTGCCGTCCGTGGTGGGGCTGGTGCTGCTCGTGGTGCTTTTCGCTGTGGCGTAG
- a CDS encoding VanZ family protein codes for MQGHGYGGTTALRYRYRVAGCVLLAVHLLVVGWLALRPLTAPWVTAAQVEPLATIRADLALAPWDAARAIGAMVLTFAPLGVLLPWARGRLAVSSLGSLTRTVFTSAMIALVLQVVQSGVVGQVLNADALLLNVTGVALAHLAVVPAVRARLRRGGEVRPRKALRRDEVTQGMTPTIPRVGIAP; via the coding sequence GTGCAGGGTCATGGTTACGGCGGTACGACCGCCCTCCGATACCGCTACCGCGTCGCGGGCTGCGTCCTTCTGGCCGTCCACCTCCTCGTCGTCGGCTGGCTGGCCCTGCGCCCGCTGACCGCGCCGTGGGTGACCGCCGCGCAGGTCGAGCCGCTGGCCACCATCCGCGCCGACCTGGCGCTGGCGCCGTGGGACGCGGCCCGGGCGATCGGCGCGATGGTGCTGACGTTCGCGCCGCTGGGCGTGCTGCTGCCGTGGGCCCGCGGCCGGCTGGCGGTGTCGTCGCTGGGCTCGCTGACCCGCACGGTGTTCACCAGCGCGATGATCGCGCTGGTGCTCCAGGTGGTGCAGAGCGGCGTGGTGGGCCAGGTGCTGAACGCGGACGCGTTGTTGCTGAACGTGACGGGGGTGGCCCTCGCGCATCTGGCGGTGGTCCCGGCCGTCCGGGCCCGGCTCCGTCGCGGGGGTGAGGTGCGGCCCCGCAAAGCCCTCCGCCGGGATGAGGTGACTCAGGGTATGACCCCGACGATCCCCAGGGTCGGTATCGCCCCTTAG
- a CDS encoding phospho-sugar mutase → MERDLITLAKSWLAEDPDPDTRDELAKLIDAEDLTELTARFGGTLQFGTAGLRGELGAGPMRMNRAVVIRAAAGLAAYLKKQGHANGVVVIGYDARHKSADFARDTAAVMVGAGLRAALLPRPLPTPVLAFAIRHLGAVAGVEVTASHNPPRDNGYKVYLGDGSQIVPPADGEIAAEIAAIANLDDVPRPSAGWETLGDSVVEAYLERTDAVLTPGSPRDVRVVYTPMHGVGHDTLTAAFARAGFPAPTVVAEQAEPDPDFPTVAFPNPEEPGAMDLAFATAREAAPDIVIANDPDADRCAVAVPDRDSVVGWRMLRGDEVGALLATHLVRKEATGTFATTIVSSSLLSRIAAAAPGAAYEETLTGFKWLARVDGLRYAYEEALGYCVDPEGVRDKDGITAALLIAELAAGLKAAGRTLTDLLDDLAVEHGLHATDQLSVRVEDLSLIANAMRRLREQPPTTLAGLRVSSAEDLSEGTESLPPTDGLRYHLAGDASGAVSAARVIVRPSGTEPKIKCYLEVVVPVTDASALTAARTQAETVLAAIKADLSKAAGI, encoded by the coding sequence GTGGAGCGAGACCTCATCACGCTGGCCAAGTCGTGGCTGGCCGAGGACCCCGACCCCGACACCCGCGACGAGCTGGCCAAGCTCATCGACGCCGAGGACCTGACCGAGCTGACCGCCCGTTTCGGCGGCACCCTGCAGTTCGGCACCGCCGGTCTCCGCGGTGAGCTCGGCGCCGGGCCGATGCGCATGAACCGCGCCGTCGTCATCCGCGCGGCCGCCGGTCTCGCCGCGTACCTCAAGAAGCAGGGGCACGCGAACGGCGTGGTCGTCATCGGCTACGACGCCCGCCACAAGAGCGCCGACTTCGCCCGCGACACGGCCGCCGTCATGGTCGGCGCGGGCCTGCGCGCCGCGCTGCTGCCGCGTCCGCTGCCCACCCCCGTGCTCGCCTTCGCGATCCGCCACCTCGGCGCGGTCGCCGGCGTCGAGGTGACCGCCAGCCACAACCCGCCGCGCGACAACGGCTACAAGGTCTACCTCGGCGACGGCTCCCAGATCGTGCCGCCCGCCGACGGGGAGATCGCCGCCGAGATCGCCGCGATCGCGAACCTCGACGACGTGCCCCGCCCGAGCGCCGGCTGGGAGACCCTGGGCGACTCCGTGGTGGAGGCCTACCTGGAGCGCACCGACGCCGTCCTGACCCCCGGCTCCCCGCGTGACGTCCGCGTCGTCTACACGCCCATGCACGGCGTCGGCCACGACACCCTGACCGCCGCCTTCGCGCGCGCCGGGTTCCCCGCGCCGACCGTGGTCGCCGAGCAGGCCGAGCCGGACCCCGACTTCCCCACCGTCGCCTTCCCCAACCCGGAGGAGCCGGGCGCGATGGACCTGGCGTTCGCCACCGCCCGCGAGGCGGCGCCGGACATCGTCATCGCCAACGACCCGGACGCGGACCGCTGCGCCGTCGCCGTCCCCGACCGGGACAGCGTCGTCGGCTGGCGCATGCTGCGCGGCGACGAGGTGGGCGCGCTGCTGGCCACGCACCTGGTGCGCAAGGAGGCGACCGGGACGTTCGCCACGACGATCGTCTCGTCCTCGCTGCTCTCCCGGATCGCGGCCGCCGCGCCGGGTGCCGCGTACGAGGAGACGCTCACCGGCTTCAAGTGGCTGGCCCGCGTGGACGGCCTGCGCTACGCCTACGAGGAGGCGCTGGGCTACTGCGTCGACCCCGAGGGCGTCCGCGACAAGGACGGCATCACCGCCGCCCTGCTGATCGCCGAGCTGGCCGCCGGGCTCAAGGCCGCCGGGCGCACACTCACCGACCTCCTGGACGACCTCGCGGTCGAGCACGGTCTGCACGCCACGGACCAGCTGTCGGTGCGCGTCGAGGACCTGTCGCTCATCGCGAACGCCATGCGGCGGCTGCGCGAGCAGCCCCCGACGACCCTCGCCGGGCTCCGGGTCTCCTCGGCGGAGGACCTGTCCGAGGGCACGGAGTCGCTGCCGCCGACCGACGGCCTGCGGTACCACCTGGCGGGTGACGCCTCGGGCGCCGTCTCCGCGGCGCGCGTCATCGTCCGCCCGAGCGGCACCGAGCCCAAGATCAAGTGCTATCTGGAGGTCGTCGTCCCGGTGACCGACGCGAGCGCCCTCACCGCCGCCCGCACCCAGGCCGAAACGGTCCTCGCCGCCATCAAGGCCGACCTGTCCAAGGCCGCCGGTATCTGA